CGGATCCCAAGCGGAACGGTTACTTAGCCCACAACTGTAAAATCCTCAAAAGGCCTGAAGATTGGAAATTCGTTATCTCCCTTCTGGACAAGGATCATACCGTACTCATCCCCGATAACCACGGCCACGAGCAAAAGCACAACCTCACCTCATTAGCAGCAAGACAATTACTACGAACCCAGGGCAAAGACAATGTAGTTTCTATGTTGACTTCTCACTTTGATTTCCGGTTCGACTGTTCCATTTTCTTGGCTTATGCCGAACTACTTGACAAAAGCATTTCGGGCACCTTCGAAAAAGAAACGGCAACTGAGCTTCTCTCTCAGGTATTTAAATACTTCGGAAACCATGTCTCACATCAGATTCTATTTCGGGTATGGAAAGAAAGAATGTTCAGATATATCGGCTATCCAGCTGATGGTGACTATGAGATTCCTGAAGAAGTGCTGAATCTAAACGCAACGGAGATCAATTATGATGATTTAGCAAGAATCAGAGACTACAGTTTTGGTAAATCCTTCTGTAACGAATTTGTAGAGGCTTTATTTGATGATATAGAAACAATGGACAAAGGGGATATCGAGCCTCTGATCCCCTATATTGATTTCCTTGAAAACGAAGACTCTATTGAGAAAATTAATCTGATTATGCAGTAAGATAAATTAGAGCAGCATAGCGGGCTCGATAATAGAAGAAATCCTTGAAAACTTACAGAAGAATTAAATCAAGAAGAAAATAAATAAAACAACAGGCTTTCAAATATTAAGATAAACAGGTAATTTGGTTAAAACACGAATAAAGCCACAAGATTAACTAAATTATTATAATGCAAGAATTGTTTTATACATTACTATTTCAACAGCTATCCGATTATTTCTATTTAATAGACTCTTTCCGTAACGACGATGATTTTATAGCAACCTTGCTCCTCATGGGCTCACTTGTCTTTCTGGCACTCGCGGTGATAAGCATCCTTCTTGGCTTACTTTTTATCATAACAATCGTCCTACTCATTAGTGCCGGCATTATTTCAACATCTGTTATCGTCGGATTACAACAGCGGTCAATAACCAAAGGTTTCAAAACCCTATTTCTTTCCTCAGCCATATTGGGCAGCAGTATTGTTTCCGTTATATTTTGCATTTTCCTAAATGCAGTTTATGACTGGAGCAGCAATAACATGGCTATGCTAATCGGCCTCGTCCTAGGGATTATTTTGGGTACAGGCCTAGGCTTACTTGCCTTTAAAGCGATGGCCGGACTAATCCGGTTTTTGACGAGTAAGTACCGAAAGTAATACCCATCTTCGCAAATCCCCCCTTTCCTATTCCACATATTTAAACCGAAGCGCAGTCAGACTCGCTTTATCACCATCACCTTCGATCAACGAAACAGTTATTTTATATCGTCCGGCATTTTCAAATTTCATCCAGCCCCAGGGATACCAGTTATAGACATGCGCCGACTCTTGTTGGTTTTGAACAACCTCGCCCGCTGAGTTTTCAATACGCCATACCATCCTTCCTTCGCCTGCATAATTCATATCTACCTGATAATAACCAGGCTTTTTGACAGCTATTTCATAGGAGAACTTACTTTTTTCTGTCCATTTACTGACCTGAACAACATGCTTCCATTCGCCAAATTTCTCCACCCAGGATTTCCCTTCTTTAGTACAGCTCTCCACCTCTCCAAAATCAACTGGGATAACGGTTTCCAGTGCTGGATCAACCCCCAGCATTTTTTCGACCTGAGGTGTACCGTTTAACTTAACTTCGATGACAGATACCATCTTTTCGGGAGCAACTTTCGGAATATCAATTTTAAGCCAATCCTTTTCAAGTGTATAATTCAATTTTTCTTGATCTTTCGAACCCCGGAGTTTAACGGACTGAACACCCTTGGTCAAACCCGGAACGTATAAGGTTCCATCTGCAGGCCAATGATAAACCAGTAAGGAAATACGATCTCCCTGTACGGTGGCATCGCCCCAAGGTAGCGCATGTCCCCAGGGTGATGCTTGCGCACCATAAACCGTTTCGGGATAACGCTTGATCCAAGCACCTGCATTGCGCAGAGCCAAAGCCGCCTGATCCGGAATAGAACCATCCGGTTTTGGACCTACATTCAGCATGTATGTCCCCCCACGTGCGACAGTTGATAGTGTACGCTGTAATATCTCCTGGCTACTCTTCCAATTATTGTCATACCAAGCATAACCCCAGGAATCGTTGGTCACATCAACCGTTTCCCAAATGCCATCCACATTTTCCCTAGGTACTTCCATATCACCAAGAGTAGAATAATCTCCCAGCCCATGCCCTACCCTTCCTGACACATAGGCTCCCGGTTGATTCTTGTGTACCAGTTCAACAAGCTTCTGTGCGTATTTTTTATCCATTCCACCCGGCGTATCAAACCATACCAGTTCAATAGGACCATAACCTGTTGTAATTTGCTGCACTTCGGGATAGCATTTCTCCCAAAAGTAATCGTCAAAAGATTTCACTTTCCCCTGTGCATCCATCTTGGGTCCACCGTTTCCACCGGGATATGTCCAATCCTGATTTTGAGAATAATAAAATCCAAAACCGATGCCGCCTTCTTTACAAGCTTTAGCTAACTCAATCATAGGATCTCGTTTAAAATCCGTCGCATCGACAATATTGAATGGATTCACTTTCGAATGAAACATCGAAAATCCGTCATGGTGTTTACTGGTAATAACGATATAACGCATTCCAGCATCTTTTGCCAGCTTTACGATCGCTTTGGCATCAAAGTGATCCGGATGAAAGGAAGATGCTGCCAACTGATATTCCGCAGGTGAAATATTCGCCATACTCTTGTTCATAAGCCATTCTCCGATTCCATAATAGGTTTTTCCCTGCCATTTATTTGCTAATTGGGAATAGATACCCCAATGAACAAATAAGGCATATTTTCCTTCTCGAAACAGCTTTCCCCTATCTTTTGAAACAGTATTTTTCCCGCCAGCACCATCCCACATCTCTTCCATTCGTTGCGCAAGGGCCCCTTGTGTGCACAATATGCTGATCACTGTCCCCCATACGATCTTTTTAAAACTCATCTATAAAAACTTTTGATACATCTGGGTACAACATTATACCTTAGGCATACTATACCCATTTTGATAACTTTTAGCTAGATAGCGATCTGCCTCCCTATCATTGAACGTTCGCTTATTTTTATCCCAAAACAATTTTTTCTTGCTGCGATAAGCAATGTTTCCCATTTGAGAGAAAATGGCAATATGGGCACCCGCTTCGATCGGTGCATGAAGTCCTTCACTGGATTTATTCCGAACTGCCGTTATAAAATTGACCATATGTTTGTCTAGCCCATTATCTTTTGAAGGTTGAAAAGCAACAGCTTCCATACGTCCTTTTTCAGGTATAACCTCCCAGCCTTCACGATTGACAACCAACGTACCATTATTACCGATAAAAGCGACACCATGTGTTTTTTGATAAGGACCAAGATCTATTCCTGTTGCCTGTTCCCATTGCACATTGAATCCATCAAACTCATACACTGTGGTTAAACTATCCGGTGTTTCGGCTGCATCATCGGGATAAGCAAACTTTCCTCCGGCAGCCATAATCGATACCGGATCAGAAACCTTCATCCCGATCAAGGCATAATCCAACATATGGACTCCCCAATCTGTCATCAAGCCACCCGCATAGTCCCAGTACCACCTAAAGTTGAAATGGAAACGATTGGAATTGAAAGCCCTTTTTGGAGCTGGTCCCAGCCACTTGTCATAATGAACACCTGCAGGAACGGCAGCATCTGCCAACACAGGAATACTCTTCATCCAACCTTGATAAGCCCAAGCCTTGACCAAACGGATTTTACCCAGTTTTCCACCATGTACAAATGCCATGGCATCTCTGAAATGCTGTTGACTACGTTGCCATTGCCCCACCTGTACAACACGATTATATTTTTTCGCAGCGGCAACCATGACTTCACATTCCCGAATGGAATTTCCAATAGGCTTTTCAACATATACATCCTTGCCTGCTGCAACAGCATCTATCATCTGTAGGCAATGCCAATGGTCTGGTGTGGCTATGATAACAACATCCACATCAGTTGCTTTGAGCAAATCTTTATAATCAATATAGGTTTTGACTGTAATATTCCGTTTTTTTAATTCCCCCACTCGGCTGCTGAGTATATTTTCATCTACATCGCAAAGTGCTGTACATTGGACACCGGGGACTTTCAATATCGCATTTAGATTGGACCAGCCCATACCGTTTACACCAATCAGTCCAACACGGATAAGTTCTGATTGAAAACCGAAAACACGCGTATTGGCAAATAGTGTTAAGGCAGTAAGAATCCCTGCATTACGGATAAAATCTTTTCTTTTCATTGCTTAGTTTAGTTTGGTTTATTTTGATTTTGCTCTACTATCTTTTTAGTAAAGACGATTCATGCAGCACTTTCCCTAGAAATAACTAATATAAGATTTAATCTTGAAGATTAGGCAAAATAAGGATAATCCCTATTTCATCTTTTAAGGTTTTGGTAGCATTAACGAGAAATTATTGGGTTATGGGCGATGGGCTTTACCTGCAATATGTTTTCCCGCTTTCATCCCAGAAAAAATACAACCACCCAAAAATGTCCCTTCCAGGGCTCTGTATCCGTGCATACCACCGCCTCCAAAACCTGCCACCTCACCAACGGCATACAATCCTTCGATAGTATCATCGTTTATCGTCAAGACCTGTGCGTCAAGATTGGTTTTAAGCCCACCCAATGTCTTACGCGTCAATACATGGAGCCGTACGGCAATCAAAGGTCCATTCTTTGGGTCCAATATCTTATGCGGAGGTGAAACCCGGCCTAATCTATCGCCAAGATATTTCCGCGTACTACGGATATAATTTACCTGCGTATCTTTGGAGAATTTGTTATCCAATTCCCGATCTCTTGCTACGATCAGTGATTCAATAGATTCATAATTTAACAGCTCATCTCCAGACAGGAGGTTCATCTTACGTATCAATTCCGATAATGTATCTGAAACGATAAAATCTACTCCATTCTCCTTAAATGCTTCAACTGGGCCGGGGGCCTTTTTACCAAAAATTCGTTTGAGGAAGAGTTTATAATCCCTGTTGGTGATATCTGGGTTTTGTTCGGATCCAGAAAGTGCAAATTCTTTTTTTATGATCTTTTGTGTGAGAATAAACCAGGAATATGAATAGCCACTATCTTGTATATGTTTTAGGGTACCCAAGGTATCAAATCCCGGTAAGAATGGTGCTGGAAGTCTATTTCCTTTTGCATCAAACCAAAGTGAGGAGGGCCCCGGAAGGATACGGATACCATGATTGGGCCAAATCGGATTCCAGTTCTGAATACCCTCTGTATAATGCCACATACGGTCTTTATTGATCGTGTGTGCTCCGACTTCTTCGGCTATACCGATCATCTGTCCATCTACATAGGCCGGAACCCCTGAGATCATATGTATCGGCGCTTTTCCCAATCGTTCAGGCCAATTCTTCCGGACTAGCTCGTGGTTGGCTCCAAGCCCCCCTGAAGCAATGATAACATCTGGAGCATAGTATTCAAATGTATCGATGACGTTTCTATTGGTCGCTACCCCTCTTTGCTTATCATCAGCTTCTAAAATATCGCCGGATACTCCAGTTACAGTGTTATTTTCCGTTAGTAGCTTCGTCACGCGATGCCTAAATTTAAATTGCAATAGTCCGCTTTTTTCGGCAGCATAAGCTTTTTCTACAAATGGCCTGACCACCCCTGTTCCAGTTCCCCAACTCACATGGAATCTGGGAACCGAATTGCCATGACCAGAAGCACTGCCATCTCCGCGCTCGGCCCAGCCTACCATAAACATGAATTTAATCCCCAGCTTGGTTACATAGGCGTATTTCTCACTGGCAGCAAATTTCAAATAGGCCTCTGCCCATTGACGGGGCCAATAATCTTCGGTTCGATCAAAACCTGCGGTACCAAACCAGTCTTGCTGCGCCAGCTCCAGGGAGTCTTTGATTCCCATGCGGCGTTGTTGTGGTGAATTGATAAGAAATAGACCTCCAAATGACCAAAAGGCCTGCCCACCAATATTTTCTTCGGTTTCCTGATCCAGTAAAAGCACCTTCTTTCCAGCATTGGTAATTTCCATAGCCGCAGTTAATCCCGCTAGACCAGTCCCGATAATGATGGCATCAGGTTTAAATTGTTGTTCTATCCGCATACTGTTTATATCAATGGATTCGATTTTCTTTACGGCTTCTTGTACCTAAGTTCATTTTTGGTTCCCTTAAATTTACTAGTTTCTGTTCTGATGTACAAAGAGAAATAAAATTCAACCTGTGAAAAAGGAATACAAACTATAATTAAAATTATACACAAATACAATTTAACTTATTTTAATGATAGAAAATACTATTCTACCTTTGTTGCATCACAAACTCAAATAATAATATTGAGTAATTCACTCCTTTTTGATTTGATGAAAATATGCAGCGGGTAACAAAGGTTAAAATAACAAAATATGGAATACAGAAAATTAGGAAAAACAGATTTAGAACTTTCAGCAATTACCTATGGTGCTTTCGCTATTGGTGGAAACATGTGGGGTGGTAATGAGAAAAAAGACTCCATCGAGTCTGTTAAGGCTTCCATCGATCATGGTGTTACCACCTTAGATACAGCTCCTTTCTACGGCTTCGGTTTAAGTGAGGAGATGATAGGCGAAGCGATAAAGGGTTACGATAGGTCTAAAATTCAGTTGTTGACCAAATTTGGGTTGGTATGGGACGGAAGTAATCAAGGTAAAGGTGAATTTTTCTTTGATGCTGAGGAAAAGGGCAAAACTATCCCAGTTTACAAGTATGCCTCCAAAGCTAGTGTGCTCAAAGAAGTCGAAGACAGCCTAAGACGCCTGCAAACGGACTATATAGACTTATTGCAAATCCATTGGCCAGACAGTACCACAGCCATTGCTGAAACAATGGAAGCCTTAGATCTGCTTTTGCAGCAGGGAAAAATCCGTGCAGCGGGTGTAAGCAACTATAGTGTCGAACAAGTCTCGGAAGCTCAGAATTCAATCCAAATCGCG
The window above is part of the Sphingobacterium sp. ML3W genome. Proteins encoded here:
- a CDS encoding aldo/keto reductase encodes the protein MEYRKLGKTDLELSAITYGAFAIGGNMWGGNEKKDSIESVKASIDHGVTTLDTAPFYGFGLSEEMIGEAIKGYDRSKIQLLTKFGLVWDGSNQGKGEFFFDAEEKGKTIPVYKYASKASVLKEVEDSLRRLQTDYIDLLQIHWPDSTTAIAETMEALDLLLQQGKIRAAGVSNYSVEQVSEAQNSIQIASNQVGYSMLNRGIEQDLVPYAQQHDLGIIVYSPMERGLLTGKYFNEGKLKDNDHRNGYFQQFDLKKVKTFLDTITPVAADKGVSVSQLVLRWTSLQPAITVVLAGARNAEQAIANAEATAINLTRDELSFIDTALSKI
- a CDS encoding cold shock domain-containing protein, whose translation is MKQNSTPAMFIGAVKWFDNNKGFGTLALPSGEELFVHIRRFKIPPEHIIQPGEVIVGDKKSDPKRNGYLAHNCKILKRPEDWKFVISLLDKDHTVLIPDNHGHEQKHNLTSLAARQLLRTQGKDNVVSMLTSHFDFRFDCSIFLAYAELLDKSISGTFEKETATELLSQVFKYFGNHVSHQILFRVWKERMFRYIGYPADGDYEIPEEVLNLNATEINYDDLARIRDYSFGKSFCNEFVEALFDDIETMDKGDIEPLIPYIDFLENEDSIEKINLIMQ
- a CDS encoding alpha-L-fucosidase: MSFKKIVWGTVISILCTQGALAQRMEEMWDGAGGKNTVSKDRGKLFREGKYALFVHWGIYSQLANKWQGKTYYGIGEWLMNKSMANISPAEYQLAASSFHPDHFDAKAIVKLAKDAGMRYIVITSKHHDGFSMFHSKVNPFNIVDATDFKRDPMIELAKACKEGGIGFGFYYSQNQDWTYPGGNGGPKMDAQGKVKSFDDYFWEKCYPEVQQITTGYGPIELVWFDTPGGMDKKYAQKLVELVHKNQPGAYVSGRVGHGLGDYSTLGDMEVPRENVDGIWETVDVTNDSWGYAWYDNNWKSSQEILQRTLSTVARGGTYMLNVGPKPDGSIPDQAALALRNAGAWIKRYPETVYGAQASPWGHALPWGDATVQGDRISLLVYHWPADGTLYVPGLTKGVQSVKLRGSKDQEKLNYTLEKDWLKIDIPKVAPEKMVSVIEVKLNGTPQVEKMLGVDPALETVIPVDFGEVESCTKEGKSWVEKFGEWKHVVQVSKWTEKSKFSYEIAVKKPGYYQVDMNYAGEGRMVWRIENSAGEVVQNQQESAHVYNWYPWGWMKFENAGRYKITVSLIEGDGDKASLTALRFKYVE
- a CDS encoding Gfo/Idh/MocA family oxidoreductase; amino-acid sequence: MKRKDFIRNAGILTALTLFANTRVFGFQSELIRVGLIGVNGMGWSNLNAILKVPGVQCTALCDVDENILSSRVGELKKRNITVKTYIDYKDLLKATDVDVVIIATPDHWHCLQMIDAVAAGKDVYVEKPIGNSIRECEVMVAAAKKYNRVVQVGQWQRSQQHFRDAMAFVHGGKLGKIRLVKAWAYQGWMKSIPVLADAAVPAGVHYDKWLGPAPKRAFNSNRFHFNFRWYWDYAGGLMTDWGVHMLDYALIGMKVSDPVSIMAAGGKFAYPDDAAETPDSLTTVYEFDGFNVQWEQATGIDLGPYQKTHGVAFIGNNGTLVVNREGWEVIPEKGRMEAVAFQPSKDNGLDKHMVNFITAVRNKSSEGLHAPIEAGAHIAIFSQMGNIAYRSKKKLFWDKNKRTFNDREADRYLAKSYQNGYSMPKV
- a CDS encoding FAD-binding dehydrogenase: MRIEQQFKPDAIIIGTGLAGLTAAMEITNAGKKVLLLDQETEENIGGQAFWSFGGLFLINSPQQRRMGIKDSLELAQQDWFGTAGFDRTEDYWPRQWAEAYLKFAASEKYAYVTKLGIKFMFMVGWAERGDGSASGHGNSVPRFHVSWGTGTGVVRPFVEKAYAAEKSGLLQFKFRHRVTKLLTENNTVTGVSGDILEADDKQRGVATNRNVIDTFEYYAPDVIIASGGLGANHELVRKNWPERLGKAPIHMISGVPAYVDGQMIGIAEEVGAHTINKDRMWHYTEGIQNWNPIWPNHGIRILPGPSSLWFDAKGNRLPAPFLPGFDTLGTLKHIQDSGYSYSWFILTQKIIKKEFALSGSEQNPDITNRDYKLFLKRIFGKKAPGPVEAFKENGVDFIVSDTLSELIRKMNLLSGDELLNYESIESLIVARDRELDNKFSKDTQVNYIRSTRKYLGDRLGRVSPPHKILDPKNGPLIAVRLHVLTRKTLGGLKTNLDAQVLTINDDTIEGLYAVGEVAGFGGGGMHGYRALEGTFLGGCIFSGMKAGKHIAGKAHRP